One genomic window of Arthrobacter sp. KBS0703 includes the following:
- a CDS encoding IclR family transcriptional regulator encodes MSVKEATGNDANVQSPEDATAEGLDPAAKPAKAGKDDSRTDMVGKALGLLVLLGDEPRGASASELSRRAELPFSTTYRLLGSLTRDGFVDYEPEGRRYHLGLRIFQLGQRVSNHHGFAGTALPILRRVTDQTGEATILSVRDGQHHLTVNKVDGPQTFRVTSDPGHLGALHTTSVGKALVAFAEDGERERLLGELPLEPLTSLSITDRNAFRAEIEQVRRQGYAVMDEENELGMRAVAVPVLNSQGVAFASLATAVPVFRLSMDALLALVPLLQAAASELAARLPQR; translated from the coding sequence ATGAGTGTGAAAGAAGCCACAGGCAACGACGCCAACGTCCAGTCCCCCGAAGATGCAACCGCGGAGGGCCTGGACCCGGCTGCCAAGCCGGCCAAGGCGGGCAAGGACGATTCCCGCACGGACATGGTGGGCAAGGCCCTGGGCCTGCTCGTGCTGCTGGGCGACGAACCCCGCGGCGCGAGTGCCTCGGAGCTGTCCCGTCGGGCCGAGCTGCCCTTCAGCACCACGTACCGGCTCCTGGGTTCGCTGACCCGGGACGGTTTTGTGGACTACGAGCCGGAGGGCCGCCGCTACCACCTGGGCCTGCGCATCTTCCAGCTGGGCCAGCGGGTTTCCAACCACCACGGCTTCGCCGGCACCGCGCTGCCCATCCTGCGGCGCGTCACGGATCAGACGGGGGAGGCCACCATCCTGTCCGTCCGCGACGGCCAGCACCACCTCACCGTAAACAAGGTTGACGGGCCACAGACCTTCCGGGTCACCAGCGATCCCGGCCACCTCGGCGCGCTGCACACGACGTCGGTGGGCAAGGCGCTGGTGGCCTTCGCAGAGGACGGCGAACGCGAGCGGCTGCTTGGTGAGCTGCCGCTGGAGCCGCTCACCAGCCTCTCCATCACGGACCGCAACGCCTTCCGGGCGGAAATCGAGCAGGTCCGGCGGCAGGGGTATGCGGTCATGGACGAGGAGAACGAGCTCGGCATGCGCGCCGTGGCCGTGCCGGTGCTGAACTCCCAGGGCGTCGCCTTCGCTTCGCTGGCCACGGCGGTTCCCGTGTTCCGGCTCAGCATGGACGCGCTGCTCGCCCTCGTTCCGCTGCTCCAGGCGGCAGCTTCGGAGCTGGCCGCCAGGCTGCCCCAGCGCTGA
- a CDS encoding MFS transporter: MSQTLPSAEPGTVAPAGTPKKAALASFLGSAVEYYDFFIFGSAAALIFPKVFFPDADANAAIMSFATFGFAYVARPVGAVILGHFGDRVGRRKVLMFTLLLMGASTFLIGCLPDFNTVGWWAPALLVLARLCQGLSAAGEQAGASSMTLEHAPDNRRSFFTSWTLTGTQGGQILAALVFIPVLALPDEIKYGIGWRIPFWLSAVVVMVAFFIRRTLHEPPAFEEAQKSAQIAKLPVADLLKSHWRDVLRVICCAFIAAVSTVFGTLAISYAKTVAGVDGTTTLWLVVGANLVALGTQPLFGKLADKIGRKPVFIYGALSSAILTPVFLLSLESGSVPLMFLAAIGFFSCGYAASNAVWPSFYAEMFSTKVRFSGLAIGTQLGFLMAGFAPAIVAAIGGIKPGGWVQISIFTAVICTIAAVSALTAKETFKTPTKQLGLK; encoded by the coding sequence ATGAGCCAGACACTCCCGTCCGCAGAGCCGGGCACCGTTGCCCCGGCCGGGACCCCGAAGAAGGCAGCCCTTGCCAGCTTCCTCGGCAGCGCCGTCGAGTACTACGACTTTTTCATTTTCGGTTCCGCCGCTGCCCTGATCTTCCCCAAGGTCTTCTTCCCGGACGCGGACGCCAATGCGGCGATCATGTCCTTCGCGACCTTCGGCTTCGCCTACGTGGCCCGGCCTGTCGGCGCCGTCATCCTGGGCCACTTCGGTGACCGGGTGGGGCGCCGGAAGGTCCTGATGTTCACACTGCTGCTCATGGGCGCCTCCACCTTCCTGATCGGCTGCCTGCCGGACTTCAACACCGTCGGCTGGTGGGCTCCGGCCCTGCTGGTGCTGGCACGCCTCTGCCAGGGCCTCTCCGCGGCCGGCGAGCAGGCCGGCGCCTCCTCCATGACCCTGGAACACGCCCCGGACAACCGCCGCTCCTTCTTCACCTCCTGGACCCTCACCGGCACCCAGGGCGGCCAGATCCTCGCCGCCCTCGTCTTCATCCCGGTCCTCGCCCTGCCTGACGAGATCAAGTACGGCATCGGCTGGCGCATTCCGTTCTGGCTCAGCGCCGTGGTGGTGATGGTGGCGTTCTTCATCCGCCGCACGCTGCACGAGCCGCCGGCCTTCGAGGAAGCCCAGAAGTCAGCACAGATCGCCAAGCTGCCCGTGGCCGATCTGCTCAAGTCCCACTGGCGCGACGTCCTCCGGGTCATCTGCTGCGCCTTCATCGCCGCCGTCTCCACCGTGTTCGGCACCCTCGCCATCAGCTACGCCAAGACCGTGGCCGGCGTGGACGGCACCACCACCCTGTGGCTTGTGGTCGGCGCAAACCTGGTGGCCCTGGGCACCCAGCCGCTGTTCGGAAAGCTGGCCGACAAGATCGGCCGAAAGCCCGTGTTCATCTACGGCGCACTGTCCAGCGCCATCCTGACCCCTGTCTTCCTGCTGAGCCTCGAATCCGGCAGCGTCCCGCTAATGTTCCTGGCCGCCATCGGCTTCTTCTCCTGCGGCTACGCAGCCTCGAACGCCGTCTGGCCGTCCTTCTACGCCGAGATGTTCAGCACCAAGGTCCGCTTCTCCGGCCTGGCCATCGGCACCCAGCTCGGCTTCCTGATGGCCGGGTTTGCGCCCGCCATCGTGGCTGCCATAGGCGGCATCAAGCCCGGCGGCTGGGTCCAGATCAGCATCTTCACCGCGGTTATCTGCACCATCGCCGCAGTTTCGGCCCTCACGGCCAAGGAAACCTTCAAGACCCCCACCAAGCAGCTCGGCCTGAAGTAA
- a CDS encoding TIGR03885 family FMN-dependent LLM class oxidoreductase, with amino-acid sequence MAAIGFHASHEQISPGQLLKDVQHAEAAGFDAAMCSDHIEPWSARQGHSGFAWSWLGAALATTKLRFGVVNAPGQRYHPAIIAHASATLASMFPGRFWAALGSGENMNEHITGDPWPLKETRQQRLEECVEVIRRLHAGEEVTHHGLVTVEQARIWDVPEPPPQLIAPAISVDTARRSAAWADGLVTVNQPHHKLSEMLTAYRGNGGRGKAILQIHLSWAPDEKDAVAIAVDQWRSNIFAPPIPWDLPTAAHFDGVSTDVGEEQLRRSVNISASLDQHAQWLAEYADLGFDELYLHFVGQEQARFIEAFADKVLPQLRKVRVA; translated from the coding sequence ATGGCAGCCATTGGATTTCACGCGTCGCATGAACAGATCAGCCCGGGACAGCTCCTCAAGGACGTCCAGCACGCCGAGGCCGCGGGCTTTGACGCCGCCATGTGCTCGGACCACATCGAACCCTGGTCCGCCCGGCAGGGGCATTCCGGGTTCGCGTGGTCCTGGCTGGGCGCCGCGCTGGCCACCACCAAGCTCCGGTTCGGCGTGGTCAACGCGCCGGGCCAGCGGTATCACCCGGCCATCATCGCGCATGCCTCGGCCACGCTGGCCTCCATGTTCCCGGGCCGGTTCTGGGCGGCCCTGGGCAGCGGGGAGAACATGAACGAGCACATCACGGGTGACCCCTGGCCGCTGAAGGAAACCCGGCAGCAGCGGCTCGAGGAGTGCGTGGAGGTCATCCGGCGCCTGCACGCCGGTGAGGAGGTCACGCACCACGGGCTGGTCACGGTGGAGCAGGCACGGATCTGGGACGTCCCGGAGCCTCCGCCGCAGCTCATTGCCCCGGCCATCAGCGTGGACACGGCGCGCCGCTCGGCGGCGTGGGCGGACGGGCTGGTCACCGTGAACCAGCCGCACCACAAGCTCAGCGAGATGCTCACCGCCTACCGCGGCAACGGCGGCCGCGGCAAGGCGATCCTGCAGATCCACCTCTCCTGGGCGCCCGACGAGAAGGACGCCGTGGCCATCGCCGTGGACCAGTGGCGGTCCAACATTTTCGCCCCGCCAATACCCTGGGACCTGCCCACGGCCGCCCATTTCGACGGCGTGAGCACCGACGTCGGCGAGGAACAGCTCCGGAGATCGGTCAACATCTCAGCCAGCCTTGACCAGCACGCGCAGTGGCTCGCCGAGTACGCCGACCTCGGCTTCGACGAGCTGTACCTGCACTTCGTGGGGCAGGAACAGGCCCGGTTCATCGAGGCGTTCGCGGACAAGGTCCTGCCCCAGCTACGGAAGGTGCGCGTCGCATGA
- a CDS encoding ATP-dependent DNA ligase, protein MQLPVMPPLPPMLAKSVAAIPDGAMSYEPKWDGFRSIVFRDGDDVEIGSRNEKPMTRYFPELVEALKANLPPRCVLDGEIVLVGASGDRLDFDALQQRIHPAASRVKLLAEQTPAKFVAFDLLALGDHDFSGRPFAERRAALEAALAGARAPIHLTAATQDRELAGKWFDQFEGAGLDGIIAKPLNGEYQPDKRVMFKVKHERTADCVLAGYRVHKSGPDAIGSLLLGLYKPGGELASVGVVGAFPMQRRRELFEELQALVTGFDEHPWAWAKQEEGARTPRNAEGSRWSAGKDLSFTPLRPERVLEVKYDHMEGERFRHTAQFVRWRPDRDPSSCTYEQLEEPVKFDLAEVLAT, encoded by the coding sequence ATGCAGCTTCCGGTCATGCCTCCCCTTCCTCCCATGCTTGCCAAATCGGTGGCCGCCATCCCGGACGGTGCCATGAGCTACGAGCCGAAATGGGACGGTTTCCGGTCCATTGTTTTCCGCGACGGCGACGACGTGGAGATCGGCAGCCGCAACGAAAAGCCGATGACGCGCTACTTTCCGGAGCTGGTGGAGGCGCTGAAGGCCAACCTTCCGCCGCGGTGTGTGCTCGACGGCGAGATCGTCCTGGTGGGCGCATCGGGGGACCGGCTCGACTTTGACGCCCTGCAGCAGCGGATCCATCCCGCCGCGAGCAGGGTCAAGCTGCTGGCCGAACAGACGCCGGCGAAGTTCGTGGCCTTCGACCTGCTGGCGCTGGGCGACCACGACTTCAGCGGCCGGCCCTTCGCCGAGCGGCGCGCCGCACTCGAGGCGGCGCTGGCCGGCGCGCGTGCACCGATCCATCTGACCGCCGCGACGCAGGACCGGGAGCTCGCCGGAAAGTGGTTCGACCAGTTTGAGGGCGCCGGCCTGGACGGGATCATCGCCAAGCCCCTCAACGGCGAGTACCAGCCGGACAAGCGCGTGATGTTCAAGGTCAAGCACGAACGCACGGCCGACTGCGTGCTGGCCGGCTACCGCGTGCACAAGAGCGGACCCGACGCCATCGGATCGCTGCTGCTGGGCCTGTACAAGCCCGGCGGCGAACTCGCCAGCGTGGGCGTGGTGGGCGCCTTTCCGATGCAGCGGCGGCGGGAGCTGTTCGAGGAACTCCAGGCGCTGGTGACCGGCTTTGACGAGCACCCGTGGGCCTGGGCCAAGCAGGAGGAAGGCGCCCGGACGCCGCGCAACGCCGAGGGCAGCCGCTGGAGCGCCGGCAAGGACCTGTCCTTCACGCCGCTGCGTCCAGAGCGGGTGCTGGAAGTGAAGTACGACCACATGGAGGGCGAGCGGTTCCGCCACACCGCGCAGTTCGTGCGCTGGCGCCCGGACCGGGACCCGTCATCCTGCACGTACGAGCAGCTCGAGGAGCCCGTGAAGTTCGACCTCGCCGAGGTGCTCGCCACCTAA
- a CDS encoding alpha-amylase family protein, which yields MRIAETSDLWWKNAVIYCLDVETFFDDDGDGTGDFAGLTQRVDYLAALGVSCIWLMPFYPSPDRDDGYDVTDFYGVDHRLGTMGDLVEFIRTAKDRGIRVIADFVVNHTSIKHPWFQEARKSVDNPYRDYYVWRKDTPPDTSSEVVFPGEQTSIWTQDDATGEWYLHMFAEFQPDLNVTNPKVRNEIAKAMGLWLELGLDGFRLDAVPFFLETRGQPKDEAARIDPHDYLTALRSFVSRRNGSAVLLGEVNLPYKEQLEYFGGAEGNELNMQFDFMTMQHLYLSLARQDARPLAETLKSRPALNPDNQWAMFVRNHDELTLDKLSDGEREEVFAAFGPEKNMQVYNRGLRRRLPPMLNGDAGRIRMVYSLMFSLPGTPVLYYGEEIGMGEDLRQKSRSAVRTPMQWNDEKNGGFSSALVSDLVAPLARGEFGPNKVNAAAAKRDPESLWNFIATLIQRYRESPELGWGEFAVIEQPEPAVFAHTCSSTGATLVLLHNFGEDTVKVSGNAGPKDGPPRAFRGATLLDLLGGDNVPLEPDGGFTVELGRYGYRWFRVHKSGDRLAP from the coding sequence ATGAGAATCGCTGAAACATCGGACCTGTGGTGGAAGAACGCCGTGATCTACTGCCTCGACGTCGAGACTTTTTTCGACGACGACGGCGACGGCACCGGCGATTTCGCCGGCCTGACGCAGCGGGTGGACTACCTCGCGGCGCTGGGCGTGAGCTGCATCTGGCTCATGCCGTTCTACCCGTCGCCGGACCGGGACGATGGCTACGACGTCACCGACTTCTACGGCGTGGACCACCGGCTGGGCACCATGGGCGACCTCGTGGAGTTCATCCGCACCGCCAAGGACCGCGGCATCCGGGTCATCGCGGATTTCGTGGTCAACCATACGTCCATCAAGCATCCGTGGTTCCAGGAGGCGCGGAAGTCCGTGGACAACCCGTACCGCGACTATTACGTGTGGCGGAAGGACACCCCGCCGGACACGTCCTCCGAAGTGGTGTTCCCGGGCGAGCAGACGTCCATCTGGACGCAGGACGACGCCACCGGCGAGTGGTACCTCCACATGTTCGCCGAGTTCCAACCTGACCTCAACGTCACCAACCCCAAAGTCCGGAACGAGATCGCCAAGGCCATGGGGCTCTGGCTGGAACTGGGCCTGGACGGTTTCCGGCTCGATGCGGTGCCGTTCTTCCTGGAAACCCGCGGCCAGCCCAAGGACGAGGCGGCCAGGATCGACCCGCACGACTACCTGACCGCCCTGCGCAGCTTCGTCAGCCGGCGCAACGGCAGCGCGGTGCTGCTGGGCGAGGTAAACCTGCCGTACAAAGAGCAGCTGGAATACTTCGGCGGGGCCGAGGGCAACGAACTGAACATGCAGTTCGACTTCATGACCATGCAGCACCTGTACCTTTCGCTGGCCCGCCAGGACGCCCGCCCGCTGGCGGAGACGCTCAAGAGCCGCCCGGCCCTGAATCCCGACAACCAGTGGGCCATGTTCGTCCGCAACCATGACGAGCTCACGCTGGACAAGCTCAGCGACGGGGAGCGCGAGGAGGTTTTCGCCGCGTTCGGCCCCGAGAAGAACATGCAGGTCTACAACCGGGGCCTCCGGCGCAGGCTGCCGCCGATGCTGAACGGCGACGCCGGCAGGATCCGCATGGTGTATTCGCTGATGTTCTCCCTGCCCGGCACACCCGTCCTCTACTACGGCGAGGAAATCGGCATGGGCGAGGACCTGCGGCAGAAGAGCCGCTCCGCCGTCCGCACGCCGATGCAGTGGAACGACGAAAAGAACGGCGGCTTCTCCAGCGCGCTCGTGTCGGACCTCGTGGCACCGCTGGCGCGTGGCGAGTTCGGCCCGAACAAGGTCAATGCCGCGGCCGCCAAGCGGGACCCGGAGTCCCTGTGGAACTTCATCGCCACGCTCATCCAGCGCTACCGCGAATCACCGGAGCTGGGCTGGGGCGAATTCGCGGTCATCGAACAGCCCGAGCCAGCGGTCTTCGCGCACACCTGCAGCTCGACGGGGGCAACCCTGGTGCTGCTGCACAACTTCGGCGAGGACACCGTGAAAGTCAGCGGCAATGCGGGCCCCAAGGACGGCCCGCCCCGGGCGTTCAGGGGCGCCACGCTGCTGGACCTGCTGGGCGGCGACAACGTTCCGCTGGAGCCCGACGGCGGATTCACGGTTGAGCTGGGCCGCTACGGCTACCGCTGGTTCCGGGTACACAAATCCGGCGACAGGCTCGCTCCCTGA
- a CDS encoding alpha-glucosidase, protein MTIQESEAEAAFRAGREWFKSAVVYQIYPRSFADSDGDGVGDLRGIIGRLDYLQTLGVDVVWLSPVYRSPQDDNGYDISDYRDIDPVFGDLETLDELLDGLHARGMKLVMDLVVNHTSDEHPWFVESRSGKDNPKRDWYWWRPPREGAEPGAPGAEPNNWGSAFSGPAWEYDAASGEYYLHLFSRKQPDLNWENPDVRAAIYDMMNWWLDRGVDGFRMDVINFISKVESLPDGPRADGMLYGDGGPHFICGPRIHEFLQEMHQEVFAGRDKDLLTVGEMPGVTVEDAALFTDPRRREVDMVFQFEHVALDQEGGNKWRPKKLLLTDLKKSLGRWQEALAERGWNSLYWGNHDQARAVSRFGDDGHYRELSAKMLAAVLHLHRGTPYVYQGEELGMTNMAFGAISDYRDIEVLNHHREATTHLGHTDADVLAALAPLNRDNARTPVQWDASRHAGFTTGAPWIAVNPNANAINAAAQVDDPQSVFSFYREVIALRHADPVVAYGDFTMLLPDDEHVYAFRRSLPDAEMLVLGNFSGAEQSAGTGNSAGIERSWGDAEQVLGNYPPQAGLQLRPWEVKVFRRSL, encoded by the coding sequence ATGACCATCCAGGAATCCGAAGCAGAAGCAGCCTTCAGGGCGGGCAGGGAATGGTTCAAGAGTGCGGTGGTCTACCAGATCTACCCCCGCAGCTTCGCTGATTCGGACGGTGACGGCGTCGGCGACCTCCGCGGGATCATCGGCCGGCTCGACTACCTGCAGACGCTGGGCGTCGACGTCGTCTGGCTGTCCCCGGTATACCGCTCGCCGCAGGACGACAACGGTTACGACATCAGCGACTACCGGGACATCGATCCGGTCTTCGGGGACCTGGAAACCCTGGACGAACTCCTGGACGGACTGCATGCACGCGGCATGAAGCTCGTGATGGACCTGGTGGTCAACCACACCTCGGACGAGCACCCGTGGTTCGTGGAATCCCGCTCGGGCAAGGACAACCCGAAACGGGACTGGTACTGGTGGCGGCCGCCGCGGGAGGGGGCCGAACCGGGCGCGCCGGGTGCGGAGCCGAACAACTGGGGTTCCGCGTTCTCCGGGCCGGCCTGGGAATACGACGCCGCCTCCGGGGAGTACTACCTCCACCTCTTCTCGCGGAAGCAGCCGGACCTCAACTGGGAGAACCCGGACGTCCGTGCCGCCATCTACGACATGATGAACTGGTGGCTCGACAGGGGAGTGGACGGCTTCCGGATGGACGTCATCAACTTCATTTCCAAGGTTGAGTCACTCCCGGACGGCCCCCGCGCTGACGGCATGCTGTACGGCGACGGCGGCCCCCACTTCATCTGCGGGCCGCGCATCCATGAGTTCCTGCAGGAGATGCACCAGGAGGTCTTCGCCGGCCGGGACAAGGACCTGCTCACCGTGGGCGAGATGCCCGGCGTGACCGTGGAGGACGCCGCGCTGTTCACCGACCCCCGGCGCCGGGAAGTGGACATGGTGTTCCAGTTCGAGCACGTGGCCCTGGACCAGGAGGGCGGCAACAAGTGGCGGCCCAAGAAGCTGCTGCTGACGGATCTGAAGAAATCCCTCGGCCGCTGGCAGGAGGCGCTGGCAGAGCGCGGCTGGAACAGCCTGTACTGGGGGAACCACGACCAGGCCCGCGCGGTGTCCCGCTTCGGCGACGACGGCCACTACCGCGAGCTGTCAGCCAAGATGCTGGCCGCTGTCCTGCATCTGCACCGCGGCACGCCGTACGTGTACCAGGGCGAGGAACTGGGCATGACCAACATGGCGTTCGGCGCCATCAGCGACTACCGCGACATCGAGGTCCTCAACCACCACCGCGAGGCCACCACCCACCTGGGCCACACGGACGCCGACGTCCTCGCCGCCCTGGCGCCGCTGAACCGCGACAACGCGCGCACGCCGGTCCAGTGGGACGCCAGCCGCCACGCGGGCTTCACCACGGGGGCCCCGTGGATCGCGGTCAATCCGAACGCGAACGCCATCAACGCCGCCGCGCAGGTGGACGACCCCCAGTCCGTCTTCAGCTTCTACCGCGAGGTCATCGCCCTGCGCCACGCGGACCCCGTGGTGGCCTACGGAGACTTCACCATGCTGCTGCCCGACGACGAACACGTCTACGCGTTCCGGCGCTCGCTTCCGGACGCGGAGATGCTGGTCCTGGGAAACTTTTCCGGCGCGGAGCAGTCTGCCGGCACCGGGAACTCTGCCGGAATCGAAAGATCCTGGGGCGACGCCGAGCAGGTGCTGGGGAACTACCCGCCGCAGGCCGGCCTGCAGCTGCGTCCGTGGGAAGTGAAGGTGTTCCGCCGGAGCCTGTAG